Below is a genomic region from Ziziphus jujuba cultivar Dongzao chromosome 7, ASM3175591v1.
ATATTCTATTATAGCATCTAAAATCAGAGTTAACATGGCATTAAATAATAGAGACAATCATAATGTGAACTCTTCCAACCAGATAACGCTTTCAAATCAAGATTGAACAATTATTAAAAGTAAAGGAGTTAAAAATTTAATCCAACCCACAACGACAAGTATtggaaattttaataattataagttaaaaatGGAAGATTCTTTGGTAAGTAAAGTTTATCCCTTGGAATCCTTTGAATGGGTAAGGTTAAAGCTTAAATTGTTCAATTTCAGTATTAGGTAATGATTTCAGGAGTCATGAAGGTGAAAATCATTAATTTGGGGGTCCATACTTGAAAAGGACACCTAACTTAGAAGGCAAAATAAAGGAGATAAAAAGATTCAACCAAATTTCCAAATATCAACCTAAtcagaaaaaaagggaaagagaaaaagaaactcTTTAATCTCTATGATATTTTAGCTTTATTGGATTCCATTTGAGTGACAAAGATCTATGTACAGTAACATCTCAAAGTAAAATCAATAATGAGAAACATTGCCATTTGCCTTACGGCCCCATTGTTTATAGCCGCTCCGATTCTTTCGTAAAACCTTCACCTTTGCGGTCCGTGAGCTCTCAACTTTTTCTTTGGGTAGCGAATAGTGAGATTAGGTAGGATACAAAAATTCAACATTATTTCGCCCAATAACTTTAAAAGGCGAAGTGGACCAACTAGAGCCTATTTTGCATCttaccaataatattttttggtcataaaataaaaatctttaattaaaaGAAGCAAGAATACATCAGATCGGGTGAGTCAGTTAACAAAATATTACGTAAAAATAACATTGGCAGAATATTATTACAAGATCTTTGCTTCAAACACCTTTAGCAATCCAATTAGTTGTCTGATTTTACCTTCCAAAAATCTAACTAAggcaaataaacataaatacaaGACTAAACTGCTTTGGATTAATTTAAACTAACGTAAGTATGGTCCTATTAAAATTGGCTAAATTTAATATCTAGTTTAATTGAATTGAGTTggataaaacttaaaataatttgTTCAAACATACCAATCTCCCATTACAAACAGGCCCATTAGAGCAATCCTAATGAGCTAGAGGAGTCTGAAATCAATCAAATGTGGTTTGGTCTTGCATGTGTTTTATTTACCATATTCCAAGAATCTGAAACAAAGCAAACCTTGTTTAACAGTTACCATATCAGTATCATTACCAGAAAAAAGTTACCACATCAATAtaaaatcaccaaaaaaatataattatagaatTACTCTAGATATTTAGGGCTACacctaaaaagttaaaaagaagaaagtatTTGCCTTGAATTCAAGTTAGCCTGTTGCTATAATTTTAGGAATTAATCAGACCTTTGCTTGTTGCAGAAAACTAATTTACAAAGCTCAATCAATACAGCTGGGGTCAAACAAACCCTAGAGCTATATATTAATAAACTTCCAATTCAtatgtaaaacaaaaacaatctcCAACTTACTTGTCTTCAGTCTCTGTTGACCCCTCAAATACACAAATCAACCACAACTTCAAATCAACTACCATACTTCCTAGAAATGatgcatatgtataaatatagcTTTCTCTTGTCCAATTACCGACTTAGCCTAATCTGTCTCTATGCTTGAGGATAAGAAATACCCTGAAAATTTTCTCTCCCAGTATCCACGCCCATCATAGTAGTCATTGGTTAAAGGAATTCCAAAGCAACCATTCTCTGCACCTTCCCAGTGGCAATGTccttttctagaaaaaaaaaaaaatcattctagAATGGATGGCATGCTTGCTTGTTCTTTGTTTATGTCTGCAATAAACTAAAATTGCCATCATTCATGAACAAATTAGGAGCACCAAACagagaaaatttaaaaagaaaaaaaaaaaaagagaaataaaataaaaaataagaagtgAAACTTGTAGAACCCATAATGCTAATAAAATAAGAGAGCAAACGTAAAGAAAGCTACACAATGGTTGCTGATGGCTTGCCTTGAAACGCGACAATATAATTACGAGACACAACGTATGAGCCTTTTGGCTTTTCTCTTTATCAACtttgtcctttttttattttgaagagtcatggagaaaataaataatacactttgattcttaaataaataatcaactttattttttttttttgctttcaattattaaataatcaaatgaaactttattattattagatattAGATACCAGCTATTAGATATCATTTACattgaattaataaataaacaggtATTTTTATATCTagcaaaaaaaagtcaaaaaagaaaaatataaagacaAAGTGAGAGATACATGAAGATCTTTTGAGTCCAcataaaaaaccaaataaaaaacgaaAACATAAGCTCCTTGAAACACCAAAAATTGAGGAAAATTAGGAGGTGGACCTACAGCCATCTCGATCCCATCTAGAACACCTTGACTTTATGAACCTAACCTTCCCCACGAGGCCCCGTTAAAATAACCTTAGCCACCAAGATAATGACAAAACGGACCAAAAGAGTCGGTGATTGATAATAGCCTTCCCACCCACCTCTGCTTAacacaatctctctctctctctctctcacacacacacacacaacccGTTTTCTCTTCCGTTTCTTTTCCCAACAAATTTTCTCGGAAAACAAACATGCTCGATCCTAACAGCACCAAACCCCATGAGCACCCTTTTCTTCTGAACCATGGATTAGGCTCAAGAAGTGACAATTATGACGGTTGGGAATCCATAAACAATGGTGTCAGAGGCCGTCGAACATCTCAGAACCATTCTAATTATGGAAGCAGAAACGGCATAGATTGGGGTTACAGAGAAGAAAAGAACGACGAACATGAGTCCGGTGTTTGCTCGCCTCCTTTGTGGAGGACAAGCAGTCCACCAAGAAGCCCACAGCATCGGAAAAACCATTACCGAAGCCTATCCCCTGCATCTCGCGCCCAAGCCATTGCCAGAGGACAAAACGAGCTCATGGAGATGGTAAGGAACATGCCCGAGACATGTTACGAGCTGTCGTTGAGAGATCTTGTAGAACATCCAATGGCTCTGGCTCGACAACAGAGTATGTCCGAGGAGAGAAATCTCGGCGGAGAAAATTTGTTTAGAGCAGAAGataacaacagcaacaacaacaacaacaacaacaagagaAGGATTAGTATTGATAGAAACACAACAGAGAGAAAGCTTAGATCAAGCTTTGATAATGGAGGTTTTCTATTAAAGATGGTGTTTCCAGTTACTATTCGATCTAAGACGAAGAAAACTATGAAGAAGAACGATTCCATGGCCAATAATAGTACAACAAGCTCGAAGGTTTCACCGAAGCCTTTGTTATCGGATGGATCGGCAGGGAAGGGTGTGGATAAAGAGTGGTGGAAGAAGAGGTTTTCTGTGTCCGGAGAGAGTGAGAGTGGGGATTCCAGTATTAACAGTGGTAGTATGAAAAGCAGCAGTGGCAGCAGAAGTAGTAGCAGCAGCAGTAGAAGCAGCAgcaggtaaattttttttttttttttttaaatctaacttagaacttatattttgatgatttttgcgTTTCTGTATATTCAAATcgattttatgtttttgaaattttttgtttttcactaaTTATTACTAAGatcatttgaaaagaaaaaaagaaaattaattctatgaaaaatttggaatttggaaattttgattttcatttaGATATTATCATGAGTCATGAtttctaaaaaatttcattaagaTTATTCTTGCACGAAACAGGGAAACTCTGACATCCATATTCCATCAATGGAATAATAGGAAATGAAATAAAACTCCTTGGTAGGAAAATATCTGATAGTTTAAGTCACTtagaaaaaaaatctcatatgaaGTTTTTCTATGTATTCTTAATTCTTTTAGCGGTATGCAGGTCAAAGTCTCTATTTGAGAAAAttgtccaaaataataataacaacaccaaaaaaaaaaaaaaaaaaaaaaaaaaaaaaacaccaaagaAAGGTCTCTGTTtgagaaacagagaaaagaaagaaaaagaggggtaaaaaaaaaaaaaagggaaaatgagGCGTTGTAAAACTGGTCAAAAGTTGCATAAATTTCGGAATCTAAATCTGATACGGGAGTTTTGGTACTGAAATCACCAGAGATTGTAAAACCATTAGATTTTtctataataataaacaaatatataaatgaaaatagaaGCTTGATATTAACATCCTCGTATTGGTTGAATTGCAGGAGGCATGGGAATGGAGGTTGCTGGTCCTTCATCCTtatcaagaaaaacaaaaagccaaATCAATGAGCTGCTCTGCTTTCAATGAATCAAGCTATGTGTTATGTATACTTATCCTTCCAATATTGCCTAGATATGTATGAGTAGAAATATTGCAACAAAAATTTGCAGCATCATGTGTATATTGGTCGAAGTTTTCCAAAGAATTTGtgttattttcctttttggaaAGAATTCTTATATCAAATACAATTGAGTTTTTACATGCTGAAGGATGATTGTATTTTCCAGATTACGAAGATGTGCTTTTCAACTCTGTAACGAGTTTATATAGGTAGAATAGAAAGGAGTGCTACAACAATATCAAAACAACCTGAAAGTACAAgaagttgtgtttttttttttttttaatcatgtgTTATTAATGAATTATTACATGACAAGCACTATGATAAACACACTATCAAAATTTGTGATCGAGGTAAGAAAGGGTACGAGTAATGAAAAATGGACTCTCATTAGTTCATTGCAGCAGTCTTGACAGCTCCTCAAGTGTTCTTGATTGAGTATGCACCTTATCCGTTGACCAATTATGATGATATGTGGTTTACATTAGCAAACTATATTGACAGGCATGTTTCACAGATATATGGGCCATGTATCCGATgatgttatttgtttttttgttttttttttttttttggggtgggggGTTTGGGTTGAGAATACATTATTATCTGTCATTAGCGTTTCtttttatgatatattaaaTTCATTGAAATTGTTTTTTCCCAAATTATTTGTGTCTGAGTTAAACGAACAGGATCATCTTGAAACATTGCTATTTCTGTAAATGGAAAGTCAATTGGAAAGTACATATTCATTGTATTTCCATTACCTACTTCACACCATGCCCCAATAAAAAGGGCatcatattataaatataacaataatctCACCATCTATTTTTCAATTGTGACaccaaagaaatcaaaataatgTGGCAGGAGATGGCGGCTGTATTATTGCTGATTGAATTTCCACTATAATCTGTAACTGTTTATTTCGGCTttccttttaccttttttttttttttttttttaaataaaaaataaaaaattttaatcaatttgttaTCGCAAAACGCTTATCCTTACCAGCAAGttgagctgatttggagttaaGCCTTGTTAGTTATAAATCAATACCATATTAAAATTTGCGGTGAGATGAATTGTGGATTAGTTATGTGGTTGCTGTGGCAGAACACACCTCCACCTCGGGTAGGCAGCAAGGACCCACAACAGCCACCTTAGGtggaaaaataatacaaaagcaAAAACAGAATGGTAAAAAATGTACTTTTATATAGTTTGAAACGCACAGTTTTCTCGACTCGAAGAAGCTTTTACCCGTCAAGAGGGGAAAAatgcaaaatcaaaagaaaccaTGATTAAATTTGGAGGCTGCGTGGTAAATCCCCTGAGTTGGGGAGGCTACACCACAAGATTTgacttctttctttgttttttcttttgtttttttttttttgtgggggacTGATCAAATCCTTTTCTGTCAGGTGTCAAAGATGGCGTGGCAATTAAATTTAAACTGGGGCATGATAataagtttcatttttttatttttggtttttattgccAATTAGTGTTCTGTTTATTCCAAAAATGCCAATTCGATTGTACTAATTACCAGTCGACTTGACATGCATGGGTTCTGATGAGAAAGGAAGAGTTATTTCAACGAGTGCGCATGGGAATTCTGATGTACAAGTTGACAGTATTTTTAGTCTTGTCAAACTCAAAGCCACCCTGGAGCCATCGACGATTAGGATCATAATCATTGGGTTGGGACTATGAAGCACTGGGATTGGATCATCTGAAGTCTTAGGTCTAAACTTGCTTAAACCCAGAGCTCAAATTTGGGCCAACTAAGAGCCCACAGACCAAGCAGATGATCCAACTCTGTAAATCTACTTTAGAAGGCTTTTCACTTAAATAGCCCAAACTAACAAATGAAGACGCCAACCCATTACAAATTACAATGgatgagtttttttatttagaaaattttaatggatGAGTTATGAGATTTGGAGCAGACGCATTCATTAGTTAAAAGGACTATAATGGATGAGTTGTTAGATTTGGAGCCGAGGCACAAATTTAGGATTTggatcttcttttcttttctttttattattattattattatttttttggaatcttgtttatcatttatttgataccatattatttaaaaatattaacagaTAAAAATGAGATTAACTCAATTGATAGATATAATAAAAGATTAcggattcaaaatataaaatattaaaatgagggagaaattattaaaaataaagtaatgagagagagaaattattgaattattgtagatgattaaaaaaaaaaaaaaaaggaagaaagaaaacctaaattctttttgttttgtctttttttttttttttttttttgggtaggaTAAATAACTTTTCATATAGATGTAAATCCGCTTAgccaaaaacttttaaaaaattgataccAAGTTGTGGATGGGCTCCATTGATAGAAAAAAATGCATGTTGTATGGGTGACCAAAACACAACTGTTCTGACTGGCCTGGGAGTTCAGTGGTTAGCACACCACAGCCCGGCCAGTGGAAGCTGGGTTCGAGTCTTGGGGGGAGGGGATGGCAGGggcatagccaaaaaaaaaaaaaaaaaaaaaaatttcacatggATTTAAATCCGCTTAGCcgaaaactcaaaaaaaaacaatgaagcCAAAGTTTACCAAGTTGTAGATGGGTTCTATTGATAGAAAAACTATGCATGTGATACAGTACtcgaactaaaaaaaaaagaaaaagaaaaagaaaaccaatatTTATTCATGAAAAAGAAATGACGTTCGATGTGATAtggaaaggacaaaaaaaaaaaaaaaaaaaaaaaaaaaaacgtgatAACGATATTTCCTTTTcggagattaaaaaataaaaaaattatgcaatcTCATTACGTGGTCAAGAAGTTTCAATCCTCACATCGTGAAAGTGTACACCTGTAGGCCTTTCATTGCTTATCTAGAATCAATCCACATTATTGCGATTTTGTGGATGTGGTTCTCCTCAATCAATCATATCGATACAGTTAGAtcaattaaatgtattttgattatattttgcaatttaaatttttaatttttaatttttaatttattataatttaaaatttttaattattaatttttggctaATAAACTATATGATTaacattaaattgaaaatttgaattagaatataataaaatgaaaaattttaaagctactttttaaaaatagataattttattattttttaatttaaaatttgataaatttttcaagtgatcttcttttttttttttttaataataaaggtattaaagtataaatttaaaatttttaaactttcctcttcattattttttaatttgaaaatttaaataattttgctctttattatttttttagtttgaaaatttaaataatttaatactaGTTATGTGAAACAATTGTTAAATACTATAGTTAAAAagacataaattttaaattataacaaattaaaaaattaaaaatctaaattgctGAAATGAAAAGTTCATAATGTAATttcaaaatcctaaaaatttaaaatacaaaagtaCAATTAACTCTTCTAGAAAACAATTATAACAAGCTTAACAGGATAATATCTTAGAacatttcaaatgaaaaatcaaattataaaaataaatatgacatatgaaaaatgtttaaaaaaatatttttcaacattaatatataaaataaatatcaaactaatgtactttaaatattatcaacgtaaatatttgtttataaaagcTACGCTAgatattgtaaaatttattaaaaaataaaatttttgaaaaaaataatcttttttaaaaaagctaataaatatattattaattataaataatttttgtatatattattaaaaaaatattaaaattaactttatAATTTTACCACCTAAATTTAAACAGGTGGCCTTGAAAAGTTTCAATATTTGTATTATAACCCTCGAGATAGGGACAAACACACCAAAGTCAAAAATAACCTGCTCAATCCATGTGTATCTGAAATTGACTGGTTGAGGACTGTTGAGGTAGGTGCCACCGGTACCTACACCgtcaacataataataaattactttGATAATAAACATTTCTAACGTTTTTCcatcacaaataaataaaaaacaacaagtTTCATTATGATTCACATATCGTGACCTTGTTCCCTTAGCTCACTTTCTTTGACCTAATTGTTACTTACATTCAgtcctttgcttaattattaatattaatggtatgtaattaacaataaaataattaacaatgaaTTAATCCTATAAACATCGCATTTGTTTCTACCAAATTACTTAGCAATTAACATGGAACATGATGtaacattattttataattaattagaaaaataatataaattaaatacaaataaatgaatagtaaaaatgaataaaattttaaataaactaatataataatgctatattatttgctacattagttgtaaatatatatatatatatatagttggtaAATATCTTATACGGTAGCATGTTAACGTTAACGATGTAGTTTGTACATAACCTTTGCACTAGATGTTCTTATCTTTTGGATTTCACTAATTTTCCTAATTTCTTTGCTTAGAGTCAAACTCATCTGGGGTGCCTTTATATAGTCAGCCTTTATAATCAAACCgtattagttaataaataaataaatacccagaGAATACGTACCTGCCTAAACTCTTCCTATAATTTGGCTGAccatttgtgtgtgtgtgtgtgtgtgtgtgtgtttttatttatttattatttttaatttttttagcttGTTATTGTGCAAATTTGATAAGatataattaacaaatttatataatatatagtatctttttggatttatttattaaattttggatattaaattatttattatattgtttcatttctttttatttggagataatggttaattatatattaacacTCATATAGCTATCAGTCTTTGGAATTAATTGTAtgcaaagtttattttatttttttgtttggtaacaATATCGGGGTGAATCCCCAAGGAGTCTAAGATAACGATCGATTTCATAAATCCATGACGGAATACATTAACTTTTAAGCTGATTATACAAGAAAACTCAAATACTAATGCTATAGCAAAGCAGTCACTTCTCTAGTAAATGGCTCAATTTATTTTGGCATACAATATTGGAATATCAGCCTTCCAAGACTACAATTACAATCTCTGACCACATCACCTTGGATAGCCACGTActaagactatatatatatatatatatatatattataataactaTCATATTAACATATCACTTGAGGGTTTACCTGTGCCCCATTAACAGCAATATTTATGATGGTACTTATGAAGGGTTTGAACTAATAACGCCGAAGTTGTTCGAGATTAGATTGCACATCAACCTCGTTACCATTGGCTTCCAAGGACTGCTTGTAGGTCATTCCATAGTACAATGGGGGGTGAGAGTCGTCCACAAACTCCATTGCCGGGCTCAAAAATGTATCCAATGACGGTCCATGAAGTGTGGCCACAGTTAGCCTTCTAACTTCATTCCTCTCGACCACCACTCGATGAACATGGCTCTTGTACTTTCCGTTGCTCAAAATCTGTAACATACCAAATTCAATTccaactatttattattattattattattttactgtcAAAAGTTTTTCAGCGTCATGATCCAAATGATCGATTtaacataattatttatatgtaaGAAAACCCACGTCTAGTTTGCATACATTTTTT
It encodes:
- the LOC107423431 gene encoding uncharacterized protein LOC107423431, coding for MLDPNSTKPHEHPFLLNHGLGSRSDNYDGWESINNGVRGRRTSQNHSNYGSRNGIDWGYREEKNDEHESGVCSPPLWRTSSPPRSPQHRKNHYRSLSPASRAQAIARGQNELMEMVRNMPETCYELSLRDLVEHPMALARQQSMSEERNLGGENLFRAEDNNSNNNNNNNKRRISIDRNTTERKLRSSFDNGGFLLKMVFPVTIRSKTKKTMKKNDSMANNSTTSSKVSPKPLLSDGSAGKGVDKEWWKKRFSVSGESESGDSSINSGSMKSSSGSRSSSSSSRSSSRRHGNGGCWSFILIKKNKKPNQ